In Humulus lupulus chromosome 6, drHumLupu1.1, whole genome shotgun sequence, a single genomic region encodes these proteins:
- the LOC133785630 gene encoding uncharacterized protein LOC133785630 — MNASNLLLQQISEQAYGPFPQQPPAGMSQDQEPSILDMLKTLVASTIQTQVIIQSTKASLKNFESTMGQIATSLNNLEVENIGELPTELESNPIENDGTLTLQSGPQLDTPPYPYITFDLIPTQEINNSTPEASSPLEIEIFTSVGPSSQNMLHKPTVRSYVPIPLFLSRLTKFKNEEENQVILKINISLLTTIKQVPPYAKLLKELSKNKRKLKGDKKISVWENVYDILQRKLLPKCQDLRMFINPYIIGKTMFDHCMIDLGEFINVIFYSIFASLNLGLLKETSVIIRLANHTNAYPLRVVEDVLVQVQFGRPFLLITSTKMDVKVWVLTMTFDGEVMQFDMLNSIDMYKRKNVLLNDPP, encoded by the coding sequence ATGAATGCCAGCAATCTCCTACTTCAACAGATATCAGAGCAAGCTTATGGGCCTTTTCCTCAACAACCTCCTGCAGGAATGTCACAAGATCAGGAACCATCAATTTTAGATATGCTAAAAACTTTGGTGGCTTCAACTATACAGACCCAAGTTATTATTCAGAGTACAAAAGCGTCCCTCAAGAATTTTGAGAGTACTATGGGACAAATTGCTACATCATTGAATAATCTTGAGGTTGAGAATATTGGAGAATTACCCACAGAATTAGAGAGTAATCCAATAGAGAATGATGGTACCCTAACTCTTCAAAGTGGTCCACAACTTGACACACCACCTTATCCATACATAACATTTGATCTAATTCCAACTCAAGAAATCAACAATTCAACCCCAGAAGCATCTTCCCCATTGGAGATCGAAATTTTCACGTCAGTTGGTCCATCATCACAGAACATGCTACACAAACCAACTGTCAGATCGTATGTCCCTATTCCTCTTTTTCTGAGTAGATTGACAAAATTTAAGAATGAGGAGGAAAATCAGGTGAtccttaaaatcaatatttcacTCCTTACAACCATTAAACAAGTACCACCATATGCTAAGCTTCTTAAGGAGTTGTCCAAAAATAAAAGGAAGCTGAAGGgtgataaaaagataagtgtgtgGGAGAATGTTTATGATATTCTCCAAAGGAAGTTGCTACCCAAGTGTCAAGACCTTAGGATGTTTATAAATCCGTACATTATCGGTAAAACCATGTTTGATCATTGTATGATAGATTTAGGAGAATTTattaatgttatattttattctatttttgctTCTTTAAATCTGGGGTTATTAAAAGAAACTAGTGTTATTATTCGATTGGCTAATCACACTAATGCTTATCCCCTAAgggtagttgaagatgttttGGTGCAGGTTCAATTTGGTAGGCCATTCCTACTGATTACAAGTACAAAGATGGATGTCAAAGTATGGGTACTTACAATGACATTCGATGGAGAAGTTATGCAGTTTGATATGTTGAATTCTATTGATATGTACAAGAGGAAGAATGTTCTGTTAAATGACCCACCATAA